CCATCTCGTCGCCGACGCCCGTCATCGCCTCCGAGACTCGGGAGGAGGCCTCGGCGGCCTCGTAACGGGCCTTCATCGTCTCCTTCTTCGTGCGGAACTCCTCGATGCGGTTCTGGAGTTCGTTCTTCTTCTCGACGAGGTTGTCCTGGGTGTTCTGGAGATCCGCGATCTGGGTCTCCAGCTCTTCGATCTGGGACATCTTCGCCTGCTTCTTTTCGAGCGCCTGGCGGGCGAGGTCGTCGCGGTCCTGGCGGACGGCCTCCCGCGCCTGGTCGTTGTGCTTTTCGACGTTCTCTTCGAGCCGCCGCTTCTGGATTTCGAGGCGCTTCTTCTGGGTCGTCAGGTCGGCGATGCCCTGCTTTACGTCCTGCAGTTCGTCGCGCATCTGCTCGTAGGAGTAATCGAGCGTCTCCGAGGGGTCCTCAGCGCGGTTGAGGAGGGCGTTCACTTTCGATCGGACGACGTAGGACGCGCGTGAGAGGATTCCCATATCCCCGCATTGGGCACGCCGGAGTTAAAACCTCACGTGCCGAACGCGCCGGGGATGAGCGAGACGGTCTTCCTGCCGGGCGGCCGCGACGCCCGCGGGACGCTCGACGTCGCGGCCGACGCCGCCGCCTCCGACGGTGCCCACCCCGCGCGCTGCGTGGTCGCCTGTCCGCCCCACCCGCAGCACGGCGGCACCCGGAGCGACGGGCGACTCACCGCGGTGAGCGACGAATTGAACGGAAGAGACGTCGACTGCCTCCGCTTCGACTACGGCCCCTGGGACGGCGGACGGGGCGAGCGGACGGACGCGACGAACGCCGTCGCGTGGGCCCGGGAGCGGTACGACCGGGTCTCTCTCTTCGGATTCAGTTTCGGTGCGGCGGTCGCGCTCTCGGCCGCGGCGCGTGGTGCGGACGTCGACGCCGTCGCCGCCTTGGCGCCGCCCGCACGACTGGGGTCGGCGCGGGCGGACGTCGAAACGGATCCCGGAATCGGCGGCGTCGACGTCGTCGCCGACCTCTCCGAGATCCCGGCGGAGGTCCGCGTCGGCGTCTTCTACGGCGCCCGCGACGACGTCGCCGCGGTCGGGCCGGTGGTCGAGCTCGCCCGCGAGCGCGGCTTCGACGTCACGGAGTTCGCGGCGGACCACTTCTTCGTCGGCCGGGAGCGAACAGTCGCGCGAGCGATCGCGGCGTTCCTGCTGGAGCGCGACTGAGCGACCTGTTCGCGCGGGGCGGGTGCGCGTCGCCTCCGCCTACGACGCCTCGCCGTAGCCCGCGGCGAACTGGACGGCGACGCCAACGAGGGCCGCGACGACGACGAAGGTCCAGAACGCGGCCCAGGCCGCCGCGCCGAGGCTCGTCGTCGCCGCGTAGGTGAGGACGGCCGCGGCCGCCCCGCTGCCGATGGTAGCGAGGAAGGGGAGGTCGCTCCACTGGCCGCCGGCGTTGGCGTACTCCGCGGCGTAGCCCCAGACGTTCCCGAGCGTGACGCGGAGCACGAACACCGCGAAGAGGCCCGAAACCGCCGCGACGGCGAGCGCGAACGGGTCGAGCGCGAGCAGATCGGCCGCCGAACTGGTCGAGCGGCGGAGCCAGGTCCCGACTCCGACGACGAACGCGGCGGCGTCGAGGAGGTACCACGGGCGGAACTCGTCGGGGAGGACTGATCGCGGGGACATACGTCCGCGTTCGGCGCGAGCATTCAAGAAATCACCGCGGGATCGCCGCCCTCGATCGGACTCCCGACGGGGTCAGTTGTACCCGCGCCAGCGGTGGCCGCACTCGGTACATTTGAAAAAGCGCGTCGGAGGCTCGTCGGCCGAGCCGGTCTGCTTGATCGTGTACCAGGCCTCGCCGTTGCCGCACTCGTCGCAGGTCACGTCGCTGGCGGTCGGCTTGCCCTCGAAGTTCGCGTCCTCGGTGGTCTCGATGACGTCGTCGTCGCTCTGTGCCTCGGTCGAGACGAACTGCTCGGC
This is a stretch of genomic DNA from Halobellus sp. MBLA0158. It encodes these proteins:
- a CDS encoding PspA/IM30 family protein, whose amino-acid sequence is MGILSRASYVVRSKVNALLNRAEDPSETLDYSYEQMRDELQDVKQGIADLTTQKKRLEIQKRRLEENVEKHNDQAREAVRQDRDDLARQALEKKQAKMSQIEELETQIADLQNTQDNLVEKKNELQNRIEEFRTKKETMKARYEAAEASSRVSEAMTGVGDEMEDVSRAIERAEERTDEMEARAEAMDELVDTGAFDDALSDKDSIDRELESGRTASEVDAELETLKAEVDGQSQSGGSGDRDEADADAELDDVESDVDVDVSDAEVEAELEELKDDEQ
- a CDS encoding alpha/beta hydrolase, yielding MSETVFLPGGRDARGTLDVAADAAASDGAHPARCVVACPPHPQHGGTRSDGRLTAVSDELNGRDVDCLRFDYGPWDGGRGERTDATNAVAWARERYDRVSLFGFSFGAAVALSAAARGADVDAVAALAPPARLGSARADVETDPGIGGVDVVADLSEIPAEVRVGVFYGARDDVAAVGPVVELARERGFDVTEFAADHFFVGRERTVARAIAAFLLERD
- a CDS encoding transcription factor S, with the protein product MQFCDECGTMMVSEGGEMVCTNEDCGARAEQDAELAEQFVSTEAQSDDDVIETTEDANFEGKPTASDVTCDECGNGEAWYTIKQTGSADEPPTRFFKCTECGHRWRGYN